The proteins below come from a single Chryseobacterium sp. MA9 genomic window:
- the pth gene encoding aminoacyl-tRNA hydrolase has product MKYLIVGLGNKGSEYENTRHNIGFKVAEKIAETLEVPFNTSNFGWMAEGKHKGRKVFILKPDTYMNLSGNAVKYWMQKENIPLENVLIVTDDLALPFGTLRLKGKGSDAGHNGLKNINEVLQTQNYARLRFGISADFSAGRQVDYVLGTWNEEETTKLTERIETFSKASLSFVFAGLNNTMSAFNGK; this is encoded by the coding sequence ATGAAATATTTAATTGTCGGGCTTGGTAATAAAGGCTCAGAATATGAAAATACACGACATAATATAGGTTTTAAAGTAGCTGAAAAAATAGCGGAAACTCTTGAAGTACCATTCAATACCTCCAACTTTGGCTGGATGGCAGAAGGAAAACATAAAGGCAGAAAAGTTTTTATCCTTAAACCTGATACTTATATGAATCTTTCCGGAAATGCAGTGAAATACTGGATGCAGAAAGAAAATATCCCTTTGGAGAATGTGCTGATTGTTACTGATGATCTTGCCCTTCCTTTCGGGACTTTAAGATTGAAAGGAAAAGGTTCTGATGCAGGGCACAATGGCCTTAAAAATATCAATGAAGTATTGCAGACTCAAAATTATGCAAGACTGCGTTTTGGGATCTCTGCAGATTTTTCTGCCGGTCGACAGGTAGATTATGTATTAGGAACCTGGAATGAAGAAGAAACGACAAAGCTTACTGAGAGAATTGAAACCTTTTCAAAGGCCAGCCTTTCTTTTGTATTTGCAGGATTGAATAATACGATGTCTGCTTTTAATGGAAAGTAA
- a CDS encoding carbonic anhydrase family protein has protein sequence MKAHTYETQSTITPEKALEFLKEGNQRFVNNLKANRDLLEQVNATREGQWPFAVVLSCIDSRTSAELIFDQGLGDVFSIRIAGNFVNQDILGSMEFGCNVAGSKLIVVLGHTKCGALKGGLDSAQIEGLGMDNLNHLINHFNPIIDDIIEENEERSSKNSSLLERLNQQNVKNAIDDIRKQSSTLRNLENEGKIKIVGANYDVETGAVSWL, from the coding sequence ATGAAAGCACATACATACGAAACCCAGTCTACTATCACCCCAGAGAAAGCATTAGAATTCTTAAAAGAAGGAAATCAAAGATTTGTAAACAATCTTAAAGCAAACAGAGACCTTCTTGAACAGGTAAATGCTACCCGTGAAGGGCAGTGGCCTTTCGCAGTAGTTCTAAGCTGTATAGACAGTCGTACATCTGCAGAGCTTATCTTTGATCAGGGATTAGGAGACGTTTTCAGTATCAGAATTGCCGGTAATTTTGTTAATCAGGACATTCTTGGATCTATGGAATTTGGCTGCAACGTTGCCGGTTCTAAGCTTATCGTAGTTTTAGGCCATACGAAATGCGGTGCTTTGAAAGGAGGTCTTGACTCAGCACAAATTGAAGGATTGGGTATGGATAATCTTAACCACCTGATCAATCATTTCAACCCTATCATTGATGATATTATTGAAGAGAATGAAGAACGCTCATCAAAAAACAGCTCGCTTCTGGAAAGGCTTAATCAGCAAAATGTAAAAAATGCAATTGATGATATCCGTAAACAAAGTTCAACACTTAGAAACCTTGAAAATGAAGGTAAAATTAAAATTGTTGGTGCCAATTACGATGTTGAAACGGGTGCAGTAAGTTGGTTATAA
- a CDS encoding SulP family inorganic anion transporter codes for MKKTSLIGGIKENFPSGLVVFLVALPLCLGIALASGAPPLSGIISGIVGGLVVGTISNSNISVSGPAAGLTAIVLTAITDLGAFELFLCAGIIAGLIQLVLGFVRAGSISNYFPNNVIEGMLAAIGIIIILKQIPHALGFDKDYEGHESIFDNGLNFGYFTELLGAIHPGAIVITLVSVAILIAWDKIHVLKRLKMLPGALVAVIVSILLNQLFKMSGSSLAIETQHLVSLPVPQSFDDFKNLITTPDFNGFTNPKVWIVGATIAIVASIETLLCIEASDRLDRQRRITDTNLELKAQGIGNLISSFIGGLPMTSVVVRSSANANAGATSKVSAIIHGIFLLICVLSIPVILNLIPLATLAAVLILVGYKLAKPATFKHFWHLGKFQFIPFVATVVAVVATDLLKGVGIGLTISVFYILQGNMKRAYYLSRERLDDADGINIKLAEEVSFLNKAAIKKTLKNIKPSSTVIIDARSTSYIATDVLEMIQDFANIRAKEQDINVELLGFKTSYRDYERSEDSHILVTHKRAM; via the coding sequence ATGAAAAAGACATCATTAATAGGAGGAATCAAGGAGAATTTTCCTTCAGGACTCGTGGTATTTTTAGTAGCACTTCCGTTGTGTTTAGGAATTGCTTTAGCATCAGGTGCTCCCCCATTATCCGGTATTATTTCCGGTATTGTAGGTGGCCTGGTAGTAGGAACAATCAGTAATTCTAATATTTCAGTTTCCGGACCTGCAGCAGGTTTAACGGCAATTGTTTTAACAGCTATAACAGATCTTGGCGCATTTGAGCTTTTCCTTTGTGCAGGGATTATTGCAGGACTTATTCAATTGGTTTTAGGGTTTGTAAGAGCCGGGAGTATTTCCAATTATTTCCCGAATAACGTGATTGAAGGAATGCTTGCTGCCATAGGAATCATTATTATTTTAAAACAGATTCCGCATGCTTTAGGATTTGATAAAGATTATGAAGGTCATGAATCTATTTTTGATAATGGCTTAAACTTCGGATATTTTACAGAATTATTGGGAGCTATCCATCCGGGAGCTATCGTTATTACTTTGGTTTCTGTAGCTATTCTTATCGCATGGGATAAAATCCACGTTCTGAAGAGGCTGAAAATGCTTCCGGGAGCTTTGGTTGCAGTAATTGTAAGTATTCTTCTGAATCAGCTCTTTAAAATGTCCGGGAGTTCTCTGGCTATTGAAACCCAGCATTTGGTTTCTTTACCTGTTCCACAGTCTTTTGATGATTTCAAGAACCTGATTACCACTCCTGATTTTAATGGTTTTACCAATCCTAAAGTATGGATCGTAGGTGCTACTATTGCTATTGTAGCCTCTATTGAAACGTTACTTTGTATAGAAGCGTCAGACCGATTAGACAGACAGAGAAGAATTACAGATACCAATCTTGAGCTTAAGGCTCAGGGAATCGGGAACCTTATCAGCTCATTTATTGGCGGTCTCCCAATGACGTCTGTTGTGGTAAGAAGTTCTGCCAATGCTAATGCAGGAGCAACTTCTAAAGTTTCAGCTATTATTCACGGGATCTTTTTATTGATCTGTGTACTTTCCATTCCTGTTATTTTAAATTTAATTCCATTAGCTACTTTGGCTGCGGTATTAATTTTAGTAGGATATAAATTGGCAAAGCCAGCTACATTCAAGCATTTCTGGCATTTGGGAAAATTCCAGTTTATTCCTTTTGTAGCAACGGTTGTAGCTGTTGTAGCAACAGATTTATTAAAAGGAGTAGGAATTGGTCTTACCATCTCTGTTTTCTATATTCTTCAGGGAAATATGAAAAGAGCTTATTATTTAAGCAGAGAAAGGCTGGATGATGCGGATGGAATTAACATAAAACTGGCTGAAGAAGTTTCATTTTTAAATAAGGCAGCTATCAAAAAAACACTTAAAAATATAAAACCAAGTTCTACAGTCATCATTGATGCTAGAAGTACTTCTTACATCGCAACAGATGTACTGGAAATGATTCAGGATTTTGCCAATATCCGTGCAAAGGAACAGGATATCAACGTAGAACTTCTAGGCTTTAAAACTTCATACAGAGATTACGAAAGAAGTGAGGATTCCCATATTCTGGTCACTCACAAAAGAGCCATGTAA
- a CDS encoding carbonic anhydrase — protein MSQSYEVIFENNKKWVESKVAENPSFFQELAKTQHPEFLYIGCSDSRATAEELMGAKPGEVFVHRNIANVVNTLDMSSTAVIQYAVEHLKVKHIIVCGHYNCGGVKAAMTPQDLGLLNPWLRNIRDVYRLHQVELDSIEDENKRYDRLVELNVQEQCINVIKMACVQERYILEEQPIVHGWVFDLRTGKIIDLEIDFEKTLKDIQKIYNLTSSDWVMSRKTK, from the coding sequence ATGTCACAATCGTACGAGGTTATTTTCGAAAACAACAAAAAATGGGTAGAATCCAAAGTAGCTGAAAATCCCAGTTTCTTTCAGGAACTTGCAAAAACTCAGCATCCGGAATTCCTTTACATAGGATGTTCAGATAGTAGAGCTACTGCAGAAGAACTGATGGGAGCAAAACCGGGAGAGGTATTTGTTCACAGAAACATTGCTAATGTTGTCAATACTTTAGATATGAGTTCCACAGCGGTTATTCAATATGCTGTAGAACATCTGAAAGTAAAACACATTATTGTATGCGGACATTACAACTGTGGTGGTGTAAAAGCAGCGATGACTCCTCAGGATCTGGGATTACTGAATCCCTGGCTGAGAAACATCCGTGATGTTTACAGATTACATCAGGTAGAGCTGGATTCTATTGAAGACGAAAACAAGCGTTATGACAGACTTGTAGAACTTAATGTTCAGGAGCAGTGCATCAACGTAATCAAAATGGCCTGCGTACAGGAAAGGTATATTTTAGAAGAACAACCTATTGTGCACGGCTGGGTATTTGACCTTAGAACAGGTAAGATTATAGATCTGGAAATTGATTTTGAGAAAACCTTAAAAGACATTCAAAAGATTTACAACCTTACGAGTTCAGATTGGGTAATGAGCAGAAAGACGAAGTAG
- a CDS encoding AraC family transcriptional regulator translates to MSDFGLQSLPSIFYLAGVFVACFSSLLIMGKRKKVMADYVLAAWFLIIGMHLILFIQFFSGSYLKFPYFLGYEVIFPFIHGPMLYLYVLCVTGRNPGVKIWLLHGIPVLMICLLLSQFLMLSPWDRLAAYQSGNNRYKLLSRILKYLMILSGIIYVALSLLAVRRYTKGISNQYSNTEKMNLNWLYYLIAGIALIWIAVIIRNDILIFSLVVLFIVVAAYFGISRIGILDVPVITNNITNEKKLDNEIVKYQKNSPGDEAIQSIYKRLVHQMVQEKLYKDPELNLNAVARLLDVHPNLLSQVINSMEHKNFYDYINRQRIEEFKRTVVLPENQKYTILSLAFDCGFNSKTSFNRNFKNYMNCSPTEFLKSQSIHME, encoded by the coding sequence ATGTCTGATTTTGGATTGCAATCTTTACCATCAATATTTTATCTGGCAGGAGTTTTTGTTGCCTGTTTCTCTTCTCTTCTGATTATGGGGAAACGCAAAAAAGTAATGGCAGATTATGTATTGGCTGCATGGTTTCTGATTATAGGAATGCATCTCATATTATTTATTCAGTTTTTTTCTGGTAGCTATTTGAAGTTTCCTTATTTCCTGGGATATGAAGTTATTTTTCCTTTTATTCACGGACCAATGCTGTATTTGTATGTTCTGTGTGTTACGGGAAGAAATCCAGGTGTGAAGATATGGCTGCTGCATGGTATTCCTGTTCTGATGATCTGCCTGCTACTATCCCAATTTTTGATGTTGTCCCCATGGGATAGACTTGCTGCTTATCAGAGCGGAAATAATAGGTATAAGTTATTGAGCAGGATTCTCAAATACCTCATGATCTTATCAGGAATAATATATGTTGCATTAAGCCTTCTTGCTGTCAGAAGATATACAAAAGGTATATCCAACCAATATTCCAATACTGAGAAAATGAATCTGAACTGGCTGTATTATCTTATTGCAGGGATAGCTCTGATATGGATAGCTGTAATTATTAGAAATGATATTCTTATTTTTTCCTTAGTTGTCCTCTTTATCGTAGTGGCTGCTTACTTTGGAATCAGCCGTATAGGGATTTTGGATGTACCGGTTATTACTAATAATATAACGAACGAAAAAAAGCTTGATAATGAGATTGTTAAATATCAGAAAAATTCTCCTGGAGATGAGGCTATACAATCTATTTATAAAAGACTTGTGCACCAAATGGTACAGGAAAAGCTATATAAAGACCCGGAACTTAATCTAAATGCTGTTGCCAGACTATTAGATGTTCATCCTAATCTATTGTCTCAGGTTATTAATTCTATGGAGCATAAAAACTTTTATGATTATATCAACAGGCAGCGTATTGAAGAGTTTAAGCGTACTGTTGTGCTTCCGGAAAACCAAAAATACACGATTCTTTCATTAGCTTTTGATTGTGGGTTCAATTCTAAAACTTCTTTTAATAGAAATTTTAAAAATTATATGAATTGTTCGCCAACGGAGTTTTTAAAAAGCCAAAGCATCCATATGGAATAA
- a CDS encoding DUF2306 domain-containing protein: MKKLLFVIMCVLALLIGAYPLIYVFVEHKHTFLGSKSPEVLHNIIWKTAFFAHIIFGGLALFIGWRQFGSSFRNKYIKIHRKIGSIYVISVVISSVSAVYMGFYANGGLISAIGFISLGCIWFVTTLVAVEQIRKGNVVMHQQFMIYSYACTFAAVTLRLWYPLLTNITGDPDNSYVAVAWLCWVPNLLTAYFINKRIAIR; the protein is encoded by the coding sequence ATGAAAAAATTATTATTTGTAATCATGTGTGTATTAGCATTGCTTATTGGGGCTTATCCTCTTATTTATGTTTTTGTAGAGCATAAACATACCTTTTTAGGTTCCAAATCTCCTGAAGTACTTCATAATATCATCTGGAAAACAGCATTTTTTGCCCATATTATTTTCGGTGGGCTGGCACTTTTTATAGGTTGGCGTCAGTTTGGCAGCTCATTCAGGAATAAATATATCAAGATCCATAGAAAAATCGGAAGTATCTACGTAATTTCAGTGGTCATAAGTTCTGTATCAGCTGTTTATATGGGTTTTTATGCCAATGGCGGACTGATTTCTGCAATAGGCTTTATCAGTTTAGGATGTATCTGGTTTGTGACAACTCTTGTTGCAGTTGAGCAGATAAGAAAAGGAAATGTTGTAATGCATCAACAGTTCATGATTTACAGTTACGCCTGTACTTTTGCTGCGGTGACACTGAGATTGTGGTATCCTTTGCTGACAAATATAACCGGTGATCCTGACAATTCTTATGTTGCCGTTGCCTGGTTGTGCTGGGTCCCTAATCTATTGACTGCTTATTTTATCAATAAAAGAATAGCTATAAGATAA
- a CDS encoding phosphoethanolamine transferase — MLKKIVPILLIIIYLTGFLVSFPYIFDNLFGAEKLDSIRNIFEYGIMFCSFLVFNALLFKNKYTSVIAVILCLLLSINFLISVSCFLIYHSGFNVGMAISILESNPDEAMSMSYMFILPGILFFVFLGMVLYSVNYLKKNVVKIDAKFIIIALLWLILPFGYHLKHTYVSNKGGGKMIKNVYYHLSDFNTALNIQRDINEIKKNIPVFSIKKIQPGIENVILIIGESERKQNMSLYGYHLKTTPYTDQQAENMMIFDNAISPAGITNLSVPLMLSSIHPDEFRYRYDKLSYNIINLANQTGYNSFWLSTQASARGITAIASMSKNKKWVNGYDEVIVPELEKVIQKKENKFVVLHIMGSHPNPCNRLPPNWNSENLNCYDSSIKYTDYVFNNIFRTLKNTNSVVIYASDHGLKIQGDKLLHIDSKESTQVPFFVWYGDQVPAAYRITGHETKLTQTTYIYPLIMKYMGLEAPLHYKNEGNKYLNLEMKSMEYGELPE; from the coding sequence ATGCTCAAAAAAATAGTTCCGATTCTTCTCATTATAATATACCTAACAGGTTTTTTGGTTTCATTCCCTTATATCTTTGATAATCTGTTCGGGGCCGAAAAATTGGACAGTATCCGCAATATTTTTGAGTATGGAATTATGTTTTGTTCGTTTCTTGTATTCAATGCACTTCTTTTTAAGAATAAGTATACGTCTGTAATTGCTGTTATTCTCTGTTTATTATTAAGCATTAACTTTCTGATATCAGTATCCTGTTTTCTTATTTACCATTCCGGATTTAATGTAGGAATGGCTATCAGTATTCTTGAGTCTAATCCTGATGAGGCAATGAGCATGTCTTATATGTTTATTCTTCCAGGCATTTTGTTTTTCGTTTTTCTGGGAATGGTACTGTACTCTGTGAATTACCTGAAAAAAAATGTAGTCAAGATTGATGCTAAATTTATCATTATTGCATTACTGTGGCTTATTTTACCATTCGGATACCACCTTAAACATACCTATGTAAGCAATAAAGGAGGAGGTAAGATGATTAAGAATGTTTACTATCATTTATCCGATTTCAATACCGCTTTGAATATACAAAGAGACATTAACGAAATAAAAAAGAATATTCCGGTTTTCAGTATCAAAAAAATACAGCCAGGAATAGAAAATGTAATTCTGATCATTGGAGAGTCTGAAAGAAAACAAAATATGTCGCTGTATGGTTATCATCTAAAAACAACTCCTTATACAGACCAACAGGCTGAAAATATGATGATTTTCGACAATGCCATTTCTCCTGCAGGAATTACCAACTTGAGTGTTCCTTTAATGCTGTCCAGCATTCATCCGGATGAATTCAGATACCGTTATGACAAGCTATCCTACAATATCATCAATCTAGCCAACCAAACCGGATATAATTCTTTCTGGCTCAGCACACAGGCGAGCGCAAGAGGAATCACAGCCATCGCTTCTATGTCTAAAAATAAAAAATGGGTAAACGGCTACGATGAAGTGATTGTTCCTGAACTGGAAAAGGTCATTCAGAAAAAAGAGAATAAATTTGTGGTTCTCCACATCATGGGAAGCCACCCAAATCCATGTAACAGACTTCCACCCAACTGGAATTCCGAGAATCTAAACTGCTATGACAGCTCCATAAAATACACAGATTATGTTTTCAATAATATTTTCCGCACATTGAAAAATACCAATTCTGTAGTAATCTATGCTTCAGATCATGGACTTAAAATACAGGGTGACAAATTACTGCATATAGACTCTAAAGAATCTACCCAGGTTCCGTTTTTTGTATGGTATGGTGATCAGGTTCCTGCAGCATATAGGATCACAGGACATGAAACTAAGCTGACCCAAACTACTTATATCTATCCCCTGATTATGAAATATATGGGCCTTGAAGCACCTCTGCATTATAAAAATGAAGGCAATAAATATTTAAACTTAGAAATGAAAAGTATGGAATATGGAGAACTGCCAGAGTAG
- a CDS encoding serine O-acetyltransferase, giving the protein MADYSIIQKDFYRESGKWLSTFQIWKKCINPNLHFVYILRKAQKHQKNPLLNIFWRIILRHYQIKYGFQIYPETQIGEGFYLGHWGSLVINPKTVIGKNCNIAQGVTIGQQNRGKNEGSPIIGDEVWIGTNAVIVGAVTIGNNVLIVPNSYVNFDVPPNSVVIGNPAKIIPTPNATMDYINRKV; this is encoded by the coding sequence ATGGCTGATTATTCTATCATTCAAAAAGACTTTTACCGGGAAAGCGGAAAGTGGCTTTCAACATTTCAGATCTGGAAAAAATGCATTAATCCCAATCTTCATTTTGTCTACATTTTGAGAAAGGCTCAGAAGCATCAGAAGAACCCTCTTTTGAATATTTTCTGGAGAATTATATTAAGACATTATCAGATCAAATACGGATTTCAGATTTATCCTGAAACCCAGATTGGAGAAGGTTTTTATCTGGGGCACTGGGGAAGTCTTGTCATCAACCCGAAAACAGTCATTGGAAAAAACTGTAATATCGCACAGGGAGTCACCATCGGCCAACAAAACCGCGGAAAAAATGAAGGTTCTCCAATCATAGGTGATGAAGTATGGATAGGCACCAATGCCGTTATTGTAGGGGCTGTTACTATTGGAAATAATGTATTGATTGTTCCTAATTCTTATGTCAACTTTGATGTTCCTCCCAATTCTGTTGTCATAGGAAACCCGGCAAAAATCATCCCTACCCCTAATGCCACAATGGATTATATCAACCGTAAAGTGTAG
- a CDS encoding glycosyltransferase, which yields MKKKKLLIRIGSLRHGGAEKVLINFLKNLPSDKYEVDLLVNLYSGLYIKEVPSWVTLYYLTKGEMITTNRPQDIPVKAYRVLYQKMFLWFPSLLYKFVLKNKKYDVEIAAIHAMHQEILSSPQKDSKKIIWVQNDIFNLKEYTPEVIRQFFKFDRILVISNKLQEGMHNLAKNEAEKASVIKIFNPIDKNDTLRKADIEINDYPFNSDLPTFVTVGTVYPQKGYDRLLNVHKKLIDEGLKHQLLIIGDGYDFDKTQDQLNTLGLQDTAKMLGFSSNPYPYMKKADFYIMSSRHEGFPTIIAEALILNKPISATDISGIRDLLQDGKLGNITANSEEGIYEGMKKFLTDKNITEEYKKQISATELPFVLEKSVEHLQKIIDEV from the coding sequence TTGAAAAAGAAAAAACTCCTCATTCGTATAGGTTCATTACGTCATGGCGGTGCAGAAAAAGTATTAATCAACTTTTTGAAAAACCTTCCCTCTGATAAATATGAAGTAGACCTTCTGGTCAACTTATATTCAGGATTATACATTAAAGAGGTTCCGTCTTGGGTAACTTTATACTATTTAACAAAAGGAGAAATGATAACGACCAACAGGCCGCAGGATATCCCTGTGAAAGCTTACAGGGTTCTTTATCAGAAAATGTTTCTTTGGTTCCCCTCTCTTCTTTATAAATTTGTTTTAAAAAATAAAAAATACGATGTAGAGATTGCAGCCATTCATGCAATGCATCAGGAAATACTGTCCAGCCCTCAAAAAGATTCCAAAAAGATTATCTGGGTGCAGAATGATATTTTCAATTTAAAAGAATACACTCCGGAAGTTATCAGACAGTTTTTTAAGTTTGACAGGATTCTTGTGATTTCTAACAAACTTCAGGAAGGAATGCATAATTTGGCTAAAAATGAGGCCGAAAAGGCTTCTGTGATCAAGATTTTTAATCCAATTGATAAGAATGATACCTTAAGAAAGGCAGATATTGAGATCAATGATTATCCTTTCAACAGTGATCTTCCTACTTTTGTAACGGTGGGAACTGTATATCCTCAGAAAGGGTATGACAGATTGCTGAATGTTCATAAAAAACTGATCGATGAAGGATTGAAGCATCAGCTTTTGATCATTGGTGACGGCTATGATTTTGATAAAACTCAGGATCAGCTCAATACACTGGGGCTTCAGGATACTGCAAAAATGCTCGGCTTCAGCAGTAATCCGTACCCGTATATGAAAAAAGCGGATTTCTATATCATGTCTTCCCGACATGAGGGATTCCCTACAATCATTGCCGAAGCGCTTATCCTCAACAAACCTATTTCTGCAACGGATATCTCCGGTATCAGAGATCTTCTGCAAGACGGAAAACTGGGCAATATTACTGCCAATTCCGAAGAGGGAATATATGAGGGAATGAAAAAGTTTCTTACCGATAAAAATATAACTGAAGAATACAAAAAACAGATCTCAGCAACAGAACTGCCGTTTGTGCTGGAAAAATCTGTGGAACACCTTCAGAAAATAATTGATGAAGTATAA
- a CDS encoding DapH/DapD/GlmU-related protein: MKVGKNFNMPDKVYFGTEPYLIEIGDNVNIAGDVRFVNHGGTTTLLRKLPGYEDARILGRIKIGNNCTIGLNCVIMQDVQIGNNCILGANSVLSQSMPDNTVFIGNPAQFLCTIEDYGDIVLKNNPEYPRELEKDRKKLDAYIKENLPHKYKKARKIK, from the coding sequence ATGAAGGTAGGAAAAAACTTCAATATGCCTGATAAAGTGTATTTTGGAACAGAACCTTACCTTATCGAAATTGGTGATAATGTGAATATTGCCGGAGATGTAAGGTTTGTGAATCATGGCGGAACCACTACTCTGCTCAGAAAACTTCCAGGATATGAAGATGCCAGAATTCTTGGGAGAATAAAAATAGGAAACAATTGTACCATTGGCCTCAACTGTGTGATCATGCAGGATGTACAGATTGGGAACAACTGTATTTTGGGAGCCAACTCTGTGTTGTCACAATCTATGCCTGACAATACCGTTTTTATCGGAAATCCGGCACAATTTCTCTGTACTATTGAAGATTATGGAGATATTGTCCTTAAAAACAATCCGGAATATCCCCGCGAATTGGAGAAAGACAGGAAAAAACTGGACGCCTATATCAAAGAAAATCTTCCCCACAAGTATAAAAAAGCAAGAAAAATTAAATAA
- a CDS encoding 3-oxoacyl-ACP synthase III family protein has protein sequence MIKISKIEYYLPKQVLTNEDLEKLFPEWSSERIKEKVGISQRHISSDNETVLDMAVQSSEKIFETYDRDKIDFILFCTQSPEYFLPTTACILQDRLGLRKNIGAIDFNLGCSGFVYGLAFAKGLISAGIAKSILLVTSETYTKHIHADDKGNRSIFGDASASAIVEKAESNDYQFCLGTDGSGAENLIVKKGAFKKDFELNPEHEFSPENIYMNGPEIFNFTIENIPGLVKETLEVNGMTMDDIDHFVFHQANSFMLNYLRKKTKIPAEKFYIDMENTGNTVSATIPIALKNMMDKGMLKGGDKVLMAGFGVGYSWGATIMEI, from the coding sequence ATGATAAAAATTTCAAAAATAGAATATTATCTGCCTAAGCAGGTGTTAACTAACGAAGATCTTGAAAAACTCTTCCCCGAATGGAGTTCCGAACGCATCAAGGAGAAAGTAGGTATTTCTCAACGTCATATTTCTTCAGACAACGAAACAGTGCTGGATATGGCTGTACAATCTTCAGAAAAAATTTTCGAAACCTATGACCGGGATAAAATAGATTTTATTTTGTTCTGTACCCAAAGTCCGGAATATTTTCTGCCTACAACGGCCTGTATTTTGCAGGACAGACTTGGGCTTAGAAAAAATATCGGAGCCATAGATTTCAATCTTGGCTGTTCAGGATTTGTATATGGGCTGGCTTTTGCGAAAGGCTTGATTTCTGCAGGAATTGCAAAGAGTATTCTTTTGGTTACTTCAGAAACTTACACCAAACATATTCATGCTGATGATAAAGGAAACCGAAGTATTTTCGGGGACGCCTCTGCTTCAGCAATTGTTGAAAAAGCAGAGAGTAATGACTATCAGTTCTGTCTGGGAACAGACGGAAGTGGTGCAGAAAATCTTATCGTGAAGAAAGGTGCTTTCAAAAAAGATTTTGAACTGAATCCCGAACATGAATTCAGCCCTGAAAATATTTATATGAATGGTCCTGAGATTTTTAATTTTACGATTGAAAATATCCCTGGATTGGTAAAAGAAACCCTTGAAGTAAACGGAATGACAATGGATGACATTGACCATTTTGTTTTTCACCAGGCAAATTCTTTTATGCTGAATTATTTAAGAAAGAAAACAAAAATACCGGCAGAAAAGTTTTATATTGATATGGAAAATACCGGAAACACCGTTTCTGCAACCATTCCTATTGCCCTTAAAAATATGATGGATAAAGGAATGCTGAAGGGAGGAGATAAAGTTTTAATGGCAGGCTTTGGAGTAGGATATTCATGGGGTGCCACTATTATGGAGATTTAA
- a CDS encoding phosphopantetheine-binding protein, producing MKTSVFLDKLQEELEEDETLTTETNLKSLESYDSISLLSVIAFVDENFSKKIDTKHFKDIETVSDLMNVIGKENFED from the coding sequence ATGAAAACATCCGTTTTTTTAGACAAATTACAGGAAGAATTGGAGGAAGATGAAACATTGACCACTGAAACGAATTTAAAATCTTTGGAAAGCTATGACTCTATCAGTTTGCTTTCTGTTATTGCGTTTGTAGATGAAAATTTCAGCAAAAAAATTGATACCAAACACTTTAAAGATATCGAAACCGTTTCAGATCTGATGAATGTTATAGGAAAAGAAAATTTTGAAGATTAA